From a single Micromonospora sp. WMMD1102 genomic region:
- a CDS encoding DUF5872 domain-containing protein has translation MARYTKPELREQIKAEIQASDKGGRPGQWSARKSQLLTQEYKRRGGGFLGPKDERQKSLQRWGAEDWQTKKGDTRARGRGETGRYLPKRAWEQLSEKQRRETDAKKRKESKTGRQFVGNTEPAKRARKTASATGQIAELPVTEATKLVRTLDTGQLRTALQRERAGKARKTLIQRMQSELERR, from the coding sequence ATGGCGCGGTACACGAAGCCCGAGCTCAGGGAGCAGATCAAGGCGGAGATCCAGGCTTCCGACAAGGGCGGCAGACCGGGACAGTGGTCGGCACGCAAGTCGCAGCTGCTCACCCAGGAGTACAAACGACGCGGCGGGGGCTTCCTGGGCCCGAAGGACGAGCGGCAGAAGTCGTTGCAGCGGTGGGGTGCCGAGGACTGGCAGACCAAGAAGGGGGACACCCGGGCACGCGGCAGGGGTGAAACAGGTCGCTACCTGCCCAAGCGCGCCTGGGAGCAGCTCTCCGAGAAGCAGCGGCGCGAGACCGACGCGAAGAAGCGCAAGGAGTCGAAGACCGGCAGGCAGTTCGTCGGCAACACCGAACCGGCCAAACGGGCCCGGAAGACCGCCTCGGCGACCGGTCAGATCGCGGAGTTGCCGGTCACCGAGGCGACCAAGCTGGTGCGTACGCTCGACACCGGCCAGTTGCGGACGGCGCTGCAACGTGAACGGGCGGGCAAGGCCCGCAAGACGCTCATCCAGCGGATGCAGTCGGAACTGGAGCGACGCTGA
- a CDS encoding Hsp70 family protein, which yields MRDTIDFGIDLGTTNSAIAVVEEDGGAAIIKNNDGWDITPSAVWIPKPGVVHVGRRARERVQSDPDNAVAEFKLEMGLADVSKRFARAGTTLTPPQLSAEVLKSLRADAAHHSGSPPEAAVITVPAAFSLNQNKATLEAAVRAGLSAACPLVQEPTAAAFAYGFHDADDRAYWMVFDFGGGTFDAAVVSKRDGDLRVLNHAGDPYLGGKLIDWAVVERILAPAAASAFDLADFRRDNPAWRLNFAKLKWLAEEGKIQLSRRNAIDLMVELTLGDGEVETFEYTLRRDELDRVAEPFYARAVNLCRTALADGGLSAGDIDRLLLVGGATLAPGLRERLADSRDGLGIALDTSLDPTTVVARGAAIFASTVRRPDPPSFEPVAGEYALQLAYEPSVTTTTPVVAGKLHAAAPVDWTGYGVTLSNPDGQPPFRTGRVALNAEGAFLTEVSVDPHRTSRFTVELTDASGAPQQVSPDSLSITHRDVEFGGARLTHSLGIQLVDRAFAPLLRKGATLPTRAREVFRTAAALRRSDADAVLRIPVVQGERDRADRNRLVGMLEIRPLDVRIDLPAGTEVEVTFEVDASNLVTVVADVPLIQAQFEAEINLDEVRTPQPDELAAALAEAERRMAALHESRASEAPEVRDRLQRLDDEGTLTTAREQVRAAAVDAGAAATAEDRLREVQAQLDDIEEAADQPALVRELRDLLAEAGRLVSEVGHPADRTALAELGQRADEAIASGSSARIKAETERVTEFLIELERRQPGWSVRVFYALCEQQGRMQPAGEARTLVREGKEALAAGDERALDAVNYRLFRLLPREEQPKIIGLVGR from the coding sequence ATGCGTGACACCATCGACTTCGGCATCGACCTCGGCACCACCAACAGCGCGATCGCGGTGGTGGAGGAGGACGGCGGCGCCGCCATCATCAAGAACAACGACGGCTGGGACATCACCCCCTCGGCGGTGTGGATCCCGAAGCCCGGTGTCGTGCACGTCGGGCGGCGGGCCCGCGAGCGCGTGCAGAGCGACCCGGACAACGCGGTCGCCGAGTTCAAGCTGGAGATGGGGCTGGCGGACGTCAGCAAGCGGTTCGCGAGGGCCGGCACCACGCTGACGCCGCCGCAGCTCTCCGCCGAGGTGCTCAAGTCGCTCCGGGCGGACGCCGCGCACCACAGTGGCAGTCCACCGGAGGCGGCGGTGATCACCGTACCGGCCGCCTTCTCGCTGAACCAGAACAAGGCGACCCTGGAGGCCGCCGTCCGGGCCGGGCTCAGCGCCGCGTGCCCGCTCGTCCAGGAACCCACCGCGGCGGCCTTCGCGTACGGCTTCCACGACGCCGACGACCGGGCGTACTGGATGGTGTTCGACTTCGGCGGCGGCACCTTCGACGCGGCCGTGGTGAGCAAACGCGACGGCGACCTGCGGGTGCTGAACCACGCCGGCGACCCGTACCTGGGTGGCAAGCTGATCGACTGGGCGGTGGTGGAGCGGATCCTGGCCCCCGCCGCCGCGTCCGCGTTCGACCTCGCCGACTTCCGTCGGGACAACCCGGCATGGCGGCTGAACTTCGCCAAGCTGAAGTGGCTCGCCGAGGAAGGCAAGATCCAACTTTCCCGCCGGAACGCTATCGACCTGATGGTGGAGCTGACGCTCGGCGACGGTGAGGTCGAGACGTTCGAGTACACGCTCCGGCGGGACGAGCTGGACAGGGTCGCCGAGCCGTTCTACGCGCGGGCGGTCAACCTGTGCCGGACGGCCCTCGCCGACGGCGGACTGAGCGCGGGTGACATCGACCGGCTGCTGCTCGTCGGCGGCGCCACCCTGGCCCCCGGGCTGCGGGAGCGGCTCGCCGACAGCCGGGACGGTCTCGGCATCGCCCTCGACACCAGTCTCGACCCGACGACGGTGGTCGCCCGCGGTGCCGCGATCTTCGCCAGCACCGTCCGGCGCCCGGATCCGCCGTCGTTCGAACCGGTCGCCGGCGAGTACGCCCTGCAACTCGCCTACGAGCCGAGCGTCACCACCACCACGCCGGTGGTCGCGGGCAAACTGCACGCCGCCGCACCGGTGGACTGGACCGGGTACGGCGTGACGCTGAGCAACCCGGACGGGCAGCCGCCGTTCCGCACCGGCCGGGTGGCGCTGAACGCCGAGGGCGCCTTCCTCACCGAGGTCTCCGTCGATCCGCACCGGACGTCGCGGTTCACCGTGGAACTCACCGACGCCTCCGGTGCGCCGCAGCAGGTGTCACCCGATTCGCTGTCCATCACGCACCGCGATGTCGAGTTCGGGGGCGCCCGACTGACCCACTCGCTCGGCATCCAGCTCGTCGACCGCGCGTTCGCACCGCTGCTCCGCAAGGGCGCGACGCTGCCGACCCGGGCACGCGAGGTGTTCCGCACCGCCGCGGCGCTGCGCCGCTCCGACGCCGATGCCGTGCTCCGCATCCCGGTGGTGCAGGGCGAGCGGGACCGCGCCGACCGCAACCGCCTGGTCGGCATGCTGGAGATCCGCCCGCTCGACGTACGGATCGACCTGCCGGCCGGGACCGAGGTCGAGGTGACGTTCGAGGTGGACGCCTCCAACCTCGTCACGGTCGTCGCCGACGTGCCGCTGATCCAGGCCCAGTTCGAGGCGGAGATCAACCTCGACGAGGTCCGCACGCCGCAGCCGGACGAGCTGGCGGCCGCGCTCGCCGAGGCCGAGCGGCGGATGGCCGCACTGCACGAGTCGCGTGCGTCGGAGGCGCCCGAGGTGCGGGACCGGCTACAGCGACTCGACGACGAGGGCACCCTGACCACCGCCCGGGAGCAGGTCCGGGCCGCCGCCGTGGACGCCGGCGCGGCCGCCACCGCCGAGGACCGGCTGCGCGAGGTGCAGGCGCAGCTCGACGACATCGAGGAGGCGGCCGACCAACCGGCGCTGGTCCGGGAACTGCGCGACCTGCTCGCCGAGGCCGGTCGGCTGGTCTCCGAGGTGGGCCATCCCGCCGACCGGACGGCGCTCGCCGAACTCGGGCAGCGCGCCGACGAGGCGATCGCGAGCGGCAGTTCGGCGCGGATCAAGGCGGAGACCGAGCGGGTCACCGAGTTCCTGATCGAGCTGGAGCGGCGCCAGCCCGGCTGGTCGGTACGGGTGTTCTACGCGCTGTGCGAGCAGCAGGGCCGGATGCAGCCTGCCGGCGAGGCCCGGACGCTCGTCCGGGAGGGCAAGGAGGCCCTGGCCGCCGGTGACGAACGCGCACTCGACGCGGTCAACTACCGGCTCTTCCGGCTGCTGCCGCGCGAGGAGCAGCCGAAGATCATCGGGCTGGTCGGCCGGTGA
- a CDS encoding FHA domain-containing protein: MAEETRTSGAVTLRITSPEGTVRGVELTDGPVTVGRSAPDHAPQVALEPDPQRWIGRLHCTLDLHDGGWTVTDNASVNGTLLRCLDGRTERLVGSRRLRHGEALLILGDMSPDGEPLYWELTLLDPHTTQAAPFEPPPAVPVRGPCLRYDWVAARAYRSDEDGETPVGGLRPQGHQLLRYMVGRSSAGAAVACGHEELVTALWGPREEWPPGRAYNRADLAGVVRAVRRAIEVDPSAPRILETITGIGYRLNVADSGDES; the protein is encoded by the coding sequence GTGGCTGAGGAAACGCGGACGAGCGGAGCCGTGACGTTGCGGATCACGTCGCCCGAGGGGACGGTCCGGGGCGTCGAGCTGACGGACGGGCCGGTCACGGTCGGGCGGAGCGCGCCGGACCACGCACCACAGGTGGCGCTGGAGCCGGACCCGCAGCGCTGGATCGGCCGCCTGCACTGCACGCTGGATCTGCACGACGGCGGCTGGACGGTGACCGACAACGCGAGCGTCAACGGCACGCTGTTGCGCTGTCTGGACGGGCGCACCGAGCGTCTGGTGGGCAGCCGCCGGCTGCGGCACGGCGAAGCGCTGCTGATCCTCGGCGACATGTCCCCGGACGGCGAGCCGCTGTACTGGGAGCTGACCCTGCTCGACCCGCACACCACCCAGGCCGCGCCGTTCGAGCCGCCGCCGGCCGTTCCGGTTCGCGGGCCGTGCCTGCGGTACGACTGGGTGGCCGCGCGGGCGTACCGCAGCGACGAGGACGGAGAGACCCCGGTCGGCGGGCTGCGGCCGCAGGGCCACCAGCTGCTGCGGTACATGGTGGGCCGGAGCAGCGCCGGTGCCGCCGTCGCGTGCGGTCACGAGGAACTCGTGACCGCGCTCTGGGGCCCGCGTGAGGAGTGGCCGCCGGGCCGGGCCTACAACCGGGCCGACCTGGCCGGCGTCGTGCGGGCGGTGCGTCGCGCCATCGAGGTGGACCCGTCCGCGCCACGGATCCTGGAGACCATCACCGGCATCGGCTACCGGCTCAACGTCGCGGACTCCGGGGACGAGTCGTGA
- a CDS encoding response regulator transcription factor, whose product METVITIGAIDDEKMLLQSFANWFGSTPDIRLTATAASVDEYLADPDAPTIVLLDLDLGNFTDPAHNVAQLTATGRQVIVISVVKDRRWVVSATEAGAVAYIPKERDLADLAGAIRAVHQGETPTSPEHAFLLSDDDRRGPSLTPRERQILLGVAEGMTHAVIARRLGIEKSTVKTHLERVRQKYREHGRPITSPGDYLKRVGEDPIRGELS is encoded by the coding sequence ATGGAAACCGTTATAACCATCGGCGCGATCGACGACGAGAAGATGCTGCTCCAGTCGTTCGCGAACTGGTTCGGCAGCACGCCCGACATCCGTCTGACGGCGACGGCCGCGTCGGTGGACGAGTACCTTGCCGACCCCGACGCGCCGACGATCGTGCTGCTGGATCTCGACCTGGGCAACTTCACCGACCCGGCGCACAACGTCGCGCAACTGACCGCCACCGGCCGTCAGGTGATCGTCATCTCGGTGGTGAAGGACCGCCGCTGGGTGGTCTCCGCGACCGAGGCCGGCGCGGTCGCCTACATCCCCAAGGAACGCGACCTGGCCGATCTGGCCGGCGCGATCCGGGCCGTGCACCAGGGAGAGACGCCGACGTCACCGGAACACGCCTTCCTGCTCAGCGACGACGACCGGCGTGGCCCGTCGCTGACGCCCCGGGAACGGCAGATCCTGCTCGGCGTGGCGGAGGGCATGACACACGCCGTCATCGCCCGCCGGCTCGGCATCGAGAAGAGCACCGTGAAGACCCACCTGGAACGGGTCCGGCAGAAGTACCGGGAGCACGGGCGCCCGATCACCAGCCCGGGTGACTACCTGAAGCGGGTCGGCGAGGACCCGATCCGCGGCGAGCTGTCGTAG
- a CDS encoding septum formation family protein: MSEVAIASLRELAGPDLYRRNAFRITGLPVDVDRRTARARQQQLAAALRVGADVGWQGPSATADEVRAAFDVLGDPRRRLVHEVFAVWGVPDGCECPAGVHHDHDNAVRAHAAALDVEPGDLLAATIAGALPGQWTAAATAWTKTLRSASFWRHLHHRVGQLDDRQLDDSAVDALRAELPVTLVRPLLRLAASAAYPAPLRKHLAEWPVPARERDRLLEEAAEPLYTELESTVRDLHGRLDSGDPDEVVTEMRARVNPLLARLEGLTPRDQHRRTEAARDKVAVLLNNCALARNRSTGQYEDKVKNWLTEAAKLATDPETRRRVRENLRGFDEADKALDQFRRTVDEIRRTRGRYEAASFLRGILSEVTDEALAAAIREMLADLDAGAPISYRTPSRPSGFRAPIRLHEWEKQEARRRGRAVGVVVLCAIVLVGLVWFMNAAIDGEETVDIHPAAYGNVSSEIVCVRDKDDWRDGDTTVTTVSCGQEHAAEVIAYLGLREANLSWPTADYDYLAGLARFSCGEQANNFGLSAGSQYATEVILPDRDVIHRSDSPSNYATCLVMRTDVERWSFLAASRQTGAQLPVQRPMTSQKGRDHNAPVGYCVRGRQEPDRAENVWPIVRCDEPHWAEILGYEILRWPPPDGATLRPQLVEEANRTCQKLATELQVPDTFSVLPVISEWWTEQSQERMYAACVAHRKDHQSFYGRVR; encoded by the coding sequence GTGAGTGAGGTGGCGATCGCCAGCCTGCGGGAGCTGGCCGGGCCGGACCTGTACCGGCGCAACGCCTTCCGGATCACCGGCCTGCCGGTGGACGTGGACCGGCGTACCGCGCGGGCGCGGCAGCAGCAGTTGGCGGCGGCGTTGCGGGTCGGCGCGGACGTGGGCTGGCAGGGTCCCTCGGCGACCGCCGACGAGGTGCGCGCCGCCTTCGACGTGTTGGGTGATCCACGCCGCCGCCTGGTGCACGAGGTGTTCGCGGTCTGGGGCGTGCCGGACGGCTGCGAATGCCCGGCGGGCGTGCACCACGACCACGACAACGCGGTGCGGGCACACGCCGCCGCCCTCGACGTCGAGCCGGGCGACCTGCTGGCGGCGACCATAGCCGGTGCCCTGCCGGGCCAGTGGACGGCGGCGGCAACGGCCTGGACGAAGACGCTCCGGTCGGCGTCGTTCTGGCGGCACCTGCACCACCGGGTGGGACAGCTCGACGACCGGCAGCTCGACGACTCCGCCGTGGACGCGCTGCGCGCGGAACTGCCGGTGACGCTGGTGCGTCCACTGTTGCGGCTGGCGGCGTCCGCGGCCTATCCCGCTCCGCTGCGCAAGCACCTGGCCGAGTGGCCGGTGCCGGCCCGGGAACGCGACCGGCTGCTCGAAGAGGCGGCCGAGCCGCTCTACACGGAACTGGAGTCCACCGTGCGCGACCTGCACGGCCGGCTGGACTCCGGTGACCCGGACGAGGTCGTGACCGAGATGCGGGCACGGGTGAATCCGCTGCTGGCCCGGCTGGAGGGGTTGACGCCGCGCGACCAGCACCGCCGCACGGAGGCCGCCCGCGACAAGGTCGCCGTGCTCCTCAACAACTGCGCACTCGCCCGGAACCGGTCGACCGGGCAGTACGAGGACAAGGTCAAGAACTGGCTGACGGAGGCGGCAAAGCTCGCCACCGATCCGGAGACCCGGCGCCGGGTCCGGGAGAACCTCCGGGGCTTCGACGAGGCGGACAAGGCACTCGACCAGTTCCGGCGCACGGTCGACGAGATCCGGCGGACCCGGGGGCGGTACGAGGCCGCGAGTTTCCTGCGGGGCATCCTCTCCGAGGTCACCGACGAGGCGCTCGCGGCGGCCATCCGGGAGATGCTTGCCGACCTGGATGCCGGCGCACCGATCTCGTACCGCACGCCCAGCCGTCCGTCCGGATTCCGCGCGCCGATCCGGCTGCACGAGTGGGAGAAGCAGGAGGCGCGGCGGCGGGGTCGGGCGGTGGGGGTCGTCGTCCTATGTGCGATCGTCCTGGTGGGGCTGGTCTGGTTCATGAACGCCGCGATCGACGGGGAGGAGACGGTCGACATCCATCCGGCCGCCTACGGCAACGTCTCGTCGGAGATCGTCTGCGTCCGGGACAAGGACGACTGGCGCGACGGCGACACGACGGTGACCACCGTGTCCTGCGGGCAGGAGCACGCCGCCGAGGTGATCGCCTATCTGGGGTTGCGGGAGGCGAACCTCTCCTGGCCCACCGCGGACTACGACTACCTGGCCGGCCTCGCCCGGTTCAGCTGCGGCGAGCAGGCGAACAACTTCGGCCTCTCGGCGGGTAGCCAGTACGCCACCGAGGTCATCCTGCCTGACCGGGACGTCATCCACCGGTCGGACTCGCCGTCCAACTACGCGACGTGCCTGGTGATGCGTACCGACGTGGAGCGTTGGTCGTTCCTCGCCGCCTCCCGGCAGACCGGGGCCCAACTTCCCGTGCAACGGCCGATGACGTCCCAGAAGGGCCGGGATCACAACGCGCCGGTCGGCTACTGCGTGCGGGGCAGACAGGAGCCCGACCGTGCGGAGAACGTGTGGCCGATCGTGCGCTGCGACGAGCCGCACTGGGCCGAGATACTCGGCTACGAGATCCTGCGGTGGCCGCCGCCCGACGGCGCGACGCTCCGGCCGCAGCTCGTCGAGGAGGCGAACCGCACCTGCCAGAAGCTGGCGACCGAACTACAGGTGCCGGACACGTTCTCGGTCCTGCCGGTCATCAGCGAATGGTGGACCGAGCAGAGCCAGGAGCGGATGTACGCGGCCTGCGTGGCACATCGCAAGGACCACCAGTCCTTCTACGGGCGAGTCCGGTAG
- a CDS encoding dihydrodipicolinate synthase family protein — protein sequence MDTGSLTRLVDHLIQGGVDGLFVLGSTSEVAYLRDADRGIVLDTVLGHVAGQVPVLAGAIDMTTPRVLDHARAAVEAGAYGLVVTAPFYTRTHPAEIVLHFRTVADRTGVPVYAYDLPVSVHRKLGADLLLELAAEGTLAGVKDSSGDDGGLRDVILRRRDQDLTAFAVFTGSELTVDSALWMGADGVVPGLGNVDPHGYVRLYQAAARGDWATARTEQERLFRLFRLVNVGGPRMGQNSSAIGAFKAALHLRGIIAHPATALPQLPLDTTEIARVGRHLTDAALR from the coding sequence GTGGACACCGGATCACTGACCCGGTTGGTGGACCACCTGATCCAGGGCGGCGTCGACGGGCTCTTCGTGCTCGGCTCGACGTCGGAGGTCGCCTACCTCCGGGACGCGGACCGTGGGATCGTGCTCGACACGGTGCTCGGACACGTCGCCGGCCAGGTGCCGGTCCTGGCCGGTGCCATCGACATGACCACGCCCCGGGTCCTCGACCACGCGCGGGCGGCGGTCGAGGCCGGCGCGTACGGGCTGGTCGTGACCGCCCCCTTCTACACGCGTACCCACCCCGCCGAGATCGTGCTGCACTTCCGGACGGTGGCCGACCGGACCGGGGTCCCGGTGTACGCGTACGACCTGCCGGTGTCGGTACACCGAAAACTCGGCGCCGACCTGCTACTGGAACTGGCGGCCGAGGGCACCCTCGCCGGGGTCAAGGACTCCAGTGGCGACGACGGGGGGCTGCGGGACGTGATCCTGCGCCGTCGGGACCAGGACCTCACCGCCTTCGCCGTGTTCACCGGCTCGGAGCTGACCGTCGACTCGGCACTCTGGATGGGAGCCGACGGGGTCGTACCGGGGCTGGGCAACGTCGACCCGCACGGCTACGTACGCCTCTACCAGGCCGCGGCGCGCGGCGACTGGGCGACCGCCCGGACCGAGCAGGAACGGCTGTTCCGCCTCTTCCGGCTGGTGAACGTCGGCGGCCCGCGGATGGGACAGAACTCCTCGGCGATCGGCGCCTTCAAGGCAGCCCTGCACCTGCGCGGGATCATCGCCCACCCGGCCACCGCGCTGCCGCAGCTTCCGCTGGACACCACGGAGATCGCCCGGGTCGGCAGGCACCTGACCGACGCGGCCCTGCGCTGA
- a CDS encoding serine/threonine-protein kinase: MLASGDRVTETLVVDRLLGEGAFAEVHRVRHEYLGWQAMKVFKQVVSLDETRTLLEEARLLSTLGHPNIVRVFDAGTVRTSNGVRGFFTMEYVAGGSLERLIRAHAPAMPVELAVEAAEQIAAGLTVAHEQDPPILHRDLTLANILVGYDGSGLRVRVSDFGLAKRADPFTMLASAQGTFAFMAPEVLRREGYSRASDVWSVGTIGYLLLTGRLPYDDGAPLSSYSPGRFARAPLPPSRYHPEVDPELDRIILSALQVDPADRPASAGVLAAELRDRRLGGAASGRGGPPDARARRLATEALALARQAGQLDRAAELMAEALELAPDLRARYQPRLALWRRGVTM; encoded by the coding sequence ATGCTGGCCAGTGGCGACCGCGTCACCGAGACCCTCGTGGTGGACCGGCTGCTCGGCGAGGGCGCCTTCGCCGAGGTGCACCGGGTGCGGCACGAGTATCTCGGCTGGCAGGCCATGAAGGTCTTCAAACAGGTCGTCTCGCTCGACGAGACACGCACCCTGCTGGAGGAGGCCCGCCTGCTGTCCACGCTCGGGCACCCGAACATCGTGCGGGTCTTCGACGCCGGTACGGTGCGCACCTCGAACGGCGTCCGTGGCTTCTTCACCATGGAGTACGTGGCCGGGGGCAGCCTCGAACGGCTGATCCGGGCGCACGCACCGGCGATGCCGGTGGAGCTGGCGGTCGAGGCGGCCGAGCAGATCGCTGCCGGCCTGACCGTCGCGCACGAGCAGGATCCGCCGATCCTGCACCGCGACCTCACCCTGGCGAACATCCTCGTCGGGTACGACGGCAGCGGCCTGCGGGTCCGGGTCAGCGACTTCGGGCTCGCCAAGCGCGCCGACCCGTTCACGATGCTGGCCAGCGCCCAGGGCACGTTCGCCTTCATGGCCCCCGAGGTGCTGCGCCGCGAGGGATACTCACGGGCCAGCGACGTGTGGTCGGTGGGGACGATCGGCTACCTGCTGCTGACCGGCCGGCTGCCCTACGACGACGGTGCACCGCTGTCGTCGTACTCGCCGGGTCGGTTCGCGCGGGCGCCGCTGCCACCGAGCCGGTACCACCCGGAGGTGGACCCGGAACTGGACCGGATCATCCTGTCCGCGTTGCAGGTCGATCCGGCCGACCGGCCCGCCTCGGCGGGCGTGCTGGCCGCCGAACTGCGCGACCGGCGGCTCGGCGGCGCCGCCAGCGGCCGGGGCGGACCACCCGACGCGCGGGCCCGCCGGCTCGCCACGGAGGCGCTGGCGCTGGCCCGGCAGGCCGGCCAGCTCGACCGTGCGGCGGAGCTGATGGCGGAGGCACTGGAGCTGGCACCGGACCTGCGCGCCCGCTATCAGCCCAGGTTGGCCCTGTGGCGACGAGGAGTGACGATGTGA
- a CDS encoding ATP-binding protein, giving the protein MLVRVFGAVRLAQYAAAGVAAVSTDRSAYSRPELVFGLYAVAAAWSLVLYGGALRGRRITWIAVAADVLLIGVALVVVGRLTEPGHSIGWANWTVAPANASGVLAVVFGPRWLAVPSILLLSGCYLAGVWRDFAADSSLLASVTGNIGSLVLFTVAAGLAATWVRGSARAADEAHASALAAQRQAADAAARMASVEARDWERRRQYRNLHDTVLSTLTVGAMGQIDLNTEQFRGQCERDARYLRSLITGSDDAVSTDLGSGLGRVVRDLAALGLRIDHNSAELPAGVPGHVTEALLGATREALNNARKHAGTGQAWLTSRGDGAGGVRVTVVDRGAGFVPTAARSGYGLLGSIRHRVVEAGGQCDIASTPGEGTTVEITWKPL; this is encoded by the coding sequence GTGCTGGTGCGCGTGTTCGGGGCGGTCCGCCTCGCGCAGTACGCCGCGGCCGGGGTGGCCGCCGTCTCCACCGACCGGTCCGCCTACTCGCGACCGGAACTCGTGTTCGGCCTCTACGCCGTCGCCGCCGCCTGGTCCCTCGTGCTCTACGGCGGCGCGCTGCGGGGTCGGCGCATCACCTGGATCGCCGTCGCCGCCGACGTCCTGCTGATCGGTGTCGCACTCGTCGTCGTCGGCCGGCTGACCGAGCCCGGCCACTCGATCGGGTGGGCGAACTGGACCGTCGCGCCGGCGAACGCGTCCGGCGTGCTCGCCGTCGTGTTCGGCCCGCGCTGGCTGGCCGTACCGTCGATCCTGCTGCTGTCCGGCTGCTACCTCGCCGGCGTCTGGCGGGACTTCGCCGCCGACTCCTCGCTGCTCGCCTCCGTGACCGGCAACATCGGCTCGCTGGTGCTGTTCACCGTCGCCGCCGGACTCGCGGCGACCTGGGTACGCGGATCGGCGCGGGCCGCGGACGAAGCCCACGCGTCCGCGCTGGCAGCCCAGCGCCAGGCGGCGGACGCGGCAGCCCGGATGGCGTCCGTGGAGGCCCGGGACTGGGAACGGCGGCGGCAGTACCGGAACCTGCACGACACGGTGCTGTCCACGTTGACCGTCGGCGCGATGGGACAGATCGACCTCAACACCGAGCAGTTCCGCGGCCAGTGCGAACGCGACGCGCGATACCTCCGTTCCCTGATCACCGGGTCGGACGACGCGGTCTCGACGGACCTCGGCAGCGGGCTCGGACGCGTCGTGCGCGACCTCGCGGCCCTCGGGCTGCGGATCGACCACAACTCGGCGGAACTTCCGGCGGGCGTGCCCGGCCACGTCACCGAGGCGCTGCTGGGCGCGACCCGGGAAGCGCTCAACAACGCCCGCAAGCACGCCGGCACCGGGCAGGCGTGGCTGACGTCCCGCGGCGACGGCGCCGGAGGGGTGCGGGTCACGGTCGTCGACCGGGGCGCCGGCTTCGTGCCCACGGCCGCACGCAGCGGGTACGGCCTGCTCGGCTCCATCCGGCACCGCGTGGTCGAGGCCGGCGGCCAGTGCGACATTGCCAGTACGCCCGGCGAGGGCACCACCGTGGAGATCACATGGAAACCGTTATAA
- a CDS encoding helix-turn-helix domain-containing protein: MAATNRNRRAAPRETWLDEVAEAAARDAGNVPVQLLGDYLPMLADAAVSGRRPRRAELEAVGRLGRQAAERGISAGRVVQLYLSAARRLWQDLPMVVRSRDPEAVRAAAAAVLHVVDDAVATLAEGYAEARRELVRREETLRRELIDDLLRGDSDLASLVERAEPFGLDLARVHQVALAAPVRRLPDTDAAISALEAVIFDRLGDRDVLVATKDGLLVVIAPAEPGAAGRTARNDGRQHDLGQLMHEVLDRLRQGRPWRIAVGRAHPGLYGIARSYEEAREALTMAGRLHVDQRVVNAHDLLVYRVLLRDQPAIVDLVSAVLTPLARARGGAEPLLATLQAYFGTGGVATESAKHLHVSVRTVTYRLDRIRKLTGYDPSDPAHRFTLQTAVLGAKALNWPAEPLPSVG, translated from the coding sequence GTGGCCGCGACCAACCGTAACCGGCGTGCTGCTCCGCGGGAGACCTGGCTGGACGAGGTGGCCGAGGCCGCGGCCCGGGACGCCGGCAACGTACCGGTGCAGTTGCTCGGTGACTATCTGCCGATGCTGGCCGATGCGGCGGTCTCCGGACGCCGGCCCAGGAGGGCCGAGTTGGAGGCGGTCGGCCGGCTCGGCCGCCAGGCCGCCGAGCGGGGGATCTCCGCCGGCCGGGTGGTCCAGCTCTACCTGTCGGCAGCCCGGCGGCTGTGGCAGGACCTGCCCATGGTGGTCCGGTCCCGCGACCCGGAAGCGGTCCGCGCGGCCGCCGCCGCGGTGCTGCACGTCGTCGACGACGCGGTCGCCACCCTCGCCGAAGGCTATGCCGAGGCTCGGCGTGAACTGGTCCGCCGCGAGGAGACGCTGCGCCGGGAACTCATCGACGACCTGCTGCGCGGCGACTCCGACCTGGCCTCGCTGGTCGAGCGGGCCGAGCCGTTCGGGCTCGACCTGGCCCGGGTCCACCAGGTGGCGCTGGCGGCGCCCGTCCGGCGACTGCCCGACACCGACGCCGCGATCAGCGCACTGGAAGCGGTCATCTTCGACCGGCTCGGCGACCGTGACGTGCTGGTCGCCACCAAGGACGGGCTGCTGGTCGTCATCGCGCCCGCCGAACCGGGCGCGGCCGGCCGTACCGCCCGCAACGACGGTCGACAGCACGACCTGGGCCAGTTGATGCACGAGGTGCTCGACCGTCTCCGTCAGGGGCGGCCCTGGCGGATCGCGGTCGGCCGCGCACATCCCGGGCTGTACGGCATCGCCCGCTCCTACGAGGAGGCCCGGGAGGCGCTCACCATGGCCGGGCGCCTGCACGTGGACCAGCGGGTCGTCAACGCACACGACCTGCTGGTCTACCGCGTACTGCTCCGGGACCAGCCGGCCATCGTCGATCTGGTCTCCGCCGTGCTCACCCCGCTCGCCCGCGCCCGCGGCGGCGCCGAGCCACTGCTGGCCACCCTCCAGGCGTACTTCGGCACCGGCGGGGTGGCGACCGAGTCGGCCAAGCACCTGCACGTGTCGGTGCGGACCGTCACCTACCGGCTCGACCGGATCAGGAAACTGACCGGCTACGACCCGTCCGACCCCGCGCACCGGTTCACCCTGCAGACCGCCGTACTGGGCGCGAAGGCGCTGAACTGGCCCGCCGAACCGCTGCCGAGCGTCGGCTAG